In the Hordeum vulgare subsp. vulgare chromosome 7H, MorexV3_pseudomolecules_assembly, whole genome shotgun sequence genome, one interval contains:
- the LOC123413489 gene encoding protein DMP7-like produces MEAAAAPAPHTAIGVGGTPVGAVEPGADGKTCVTQKVLSVSANLVQLLPTGSVMAYQILAPSFSNQGKCYPSNWWITLGLVVLLAASCVFFAFTDSVIHKGKVYYGIATYEGLNVFNISKKDQDKEFESIKLELKKRHIKKQDFVHAFLTVVVFLTMAFSDVGLQNCFFPKAGTDAQQLLKNLPLGMAVFSSLVFTIFPSKRNFIGCNDPNSDSHIDVAKVVPKSPSSSTATTRCPTCPP; encoded by the coding sequence AtggaagcagcagcagcacccgCCCCACATACGGCCATCGGCGTGGGGGGTACGCCGGTTGGTGCTGTGGAGCCGGGGGCTGATGGCAAGACCTGTGTGACCCAGAAGGTGCTGTCGGTGTCGGCGAACCTGGTGCAGCTGCTGCCGACGGGGTCGGTGATGGCGTACCAGATACTGGCGCCCTCCTTCAGCAACCAGGGCAAGTGCTACCCATCCAACTGGTGGATCACACTCGGcctcgtcgtcctgctcgccgcctccTGCGTCTTCTTCGCCTTCACCGACTCCGTCATCCACAAAGGTAAGGTGTATTACGGAATTGCCACGTACGAGGGTCTCAACGTATTCAACATATCAAAGAAGGATCAGGACAAGGAGTTCGAAAGCATCAAGCTTGAGCTCAAGAAGCGCCATATCAAGAAGCAGGACTTTGTTCACGCCTTCCTcaccgtcgtagtcttcctcaCCATGGCCTTCAGCGACGTCGGCCTCCAGAACTGCTTCTTCCCCAAAGCAGGCACCGACGCCCAGCAGCTGCTCAAGAACCTGCCACTAGGAATGGCGGTCTTCTCCAGTCTAGTCTTCACCATCTTCCCAAGCAAAAGGAACTTCATCGGATGCAACGACCCAAACAGTGACAGTCACATCGACGTCGCCAAAGTCGTCCCTAAATCACCATCCAGTTCCACTGCTACAACTCGGTGCCCTACATGTCCTCCCTAA
- the LOC123411781 gene encoding thioredoxin 1-like → MPAATATSPSPGTSTARRPTNPLHRASSSSFLPPQPRRRPLTGGAVAASACPGRRVACCKAAGPSAADHVGDVEEQTWDEVVLGCETAVLVEFWAPWCGPCRLMHPIIADLAKAYAGRLRCLRVNTDENQEVATRYGIRSIPTILIFKDGERKETVIGAIADTALAATVDRFL, encoded by the exons AtgccggcggcgacggcgacatcGCCCTCTCCGGGGACCTCCACCGCCCGGCGCCCAACCAACCCCCTCCaccgcgcctcctcctcctccttcctccccccGCAGCCGCGGCGGCGGCCGCTGACCGGAggcgccgtcgccgcctccgcCTGTCCCGGACGCCGCGTCGCCTGCTGCAAGGCCGCCGGCCCCTCCGCCGCCGACCACG TGGGCGATGTAGAGGAGCAGACGTGGGACGAGGTCGTCCTGGGGTGCGAGACGGCGGTGCTGGTCGAGTTCTGGGCGCCATGGTGCGGCCCCTGCCGCCTGATGCACCCCATCATCGCAGACCTGGCCAAGGCCTACGCCGGCAGGCTGAGATGTCTGAGGGTGAACACGGACGAGAACCAGGAGGTGGCCACGAGATATGGCATCAGGAGCAtccccaccatcctcatcttcaagGACGGTGAAAGGAAGGAGACGGTGATCGGCGCCATCGCAGACACAGCATTGGCCGCCACGGTCGACAGGTTCTTGTGA
- the LOC123411351 gene encoding uncharacterized protein LOC123411351, giving the protein MHNQSQSRVFHSTPPHPTPMASPVPPFPDAPPPPPCSAAPAATPCRDDALPSIEAQANLPDHLTEEILLRVPTAADLTRASMADPSLRRIIADHSFLRRFRTLHPPPLLGILSDPFLPAQPRHPSAAAAQTLAGTDFSCSFLPSREQPWRRCDFRDGRALLYVAPGDRRLVRDVAVCDPLHRRYLLLPPVPQDLSDLVNHWELFLAPAGVEQDTGIAADAPFRFRVMCLAKYQQTQTQSQLVLFVLSSSGPRAEQEQWHAVAFDGWSALAAGMGDGDGGDQDARPSTVLGNRYYVHGCFCWAMPLIDKLLMLDIATMEFSSVDIPPSPWDCQLAFVEARERRLGMFALSRNSIYHLLYSILVSIGDDDPRQWQMEAVVPLRHDYCYYIIGVAGGYLLLHGYPYNPESSFELPEPDCFSLDLQTLKLERFCETGWIMPLKSQLLYAGFPPSLSPPTI; this is encoded by the coding sequence ATGCACAATCAATCTCAGTCTCGTGTGTTCCACTCCactccaccccaccccaccccaatgGCGTCGCCGGTGCCGCCCTTCCCGGacgcccctccgccgccgccctgcTCCGCTGCCCCGGCGGCTACGCCCTGCAGAGACGACGCCTTGCCGTCCATTGAGGCGCAGGCGAACCTCCCGGACCACCTCACTGAGGAGATCCTCCTCCGCGTCCCCACTGCCGCCGACCTCACCCGTGCCTCCATGGCCGACCCCTCCCTCCGCCGCATCATCGCCGACCACTCCTTCCTCCGTCGCTTCCGCACCCTCCACCCACCGCCCCTCCTGGGTATACTCTCGGACCCCTTCCTCCCGGCCCAACCACGccacccctccgccgccgccgcccaaacCCTCGCCGGCACCGACTTCTCCTGCTCCTTCCTCCCCTCCCGCGAGCAGCCCTGGCGCCGCTGCGACTTCCGCGACGGCCGCGCCCTCCTCTACGTCGCCCCCGGCGACCGTCGTCTGGTCAGGGACGTCGCCGTCTGCGACCCGCTGCACCGGCGCTACCTCCTGCTACCTCCCGTCCCCCAGGACCTGTCCGATCTGGTCAATCACTGGGAGCTCTTTCTTGCTCCCGCCGGCGTGGAGCAGGATACTGGCATTGCCGCCGATGCTCCCTTCAGATTCAGAGTCATGTGCTTGGCCAAGTACCAACAGACGCAAACCCAGTCGCAGCTGGTCCTGTTCGTCCTCTCTTCATCGGGCCCTCGTGCCGAGCAAGAGCAATGGCACGCCGTCGCATTTGATGGCTGGAGCGCTCTTGCCGCAGGAATGGGTGACGGTGACGGCGGCGACCAAGACGCACGGCCCTCCACTGTGCTTGGAAATCGCTACTACGTGCACGGATGCTTCTGTTGGGCGATGCCTCTGATCGACAAGTTGCTCATGCTCGACATTGCTACGATGGAGTTCTCCTCCGTCGACATCCCGCCCAGTCCCTGGGATTGTCAGCTGGCCTTTGTGGAGGCAAGGGAACGGAGGCTTGGGATGTTTGCTCTCAGCCGCAATTCCATATATCACCTCTTGTATTCCATTTTGGTTAGCATTGGGGATGACGACCCAAGGCAGTGGCAAATGGAGGCGGTAGTCCCGTTGCGCCATGATTACTGCTATTACATCATTGGTGTAGCTGGGGGATACTTACTCCTACATGGGTATCCATACAACCCGGAGTCATCCTTTGAATTGCCCGAGCCGGACTGCTTTTCGCTGGATCtccagactttgaagcttgagagGTTCTGTGAGACTGGGTGGATAATGCCATTGAAGAGCCAACTACTGTATGCCGGTTTCCCGCCATCCTTGTCTCCACCAACTATTTGA